ATCTTCTATACTCCATTTCACAAACCAGGACCGCCCGCTAAAGCGGGCGGTCCTGGTTTGACCGCTCTATTTTCTGCCCTAATCGAAGCTCGTACTTTATTTGACCAAGCCAGACTTCTTAAACGGATTGATTCTTGCTTGAAAGTAGTTCAGAGGAGTTTTTGCAGCAGCGCTTCCAGAAATTAATAAAGATTTACGGTTGATTCAAATGTTCTAAGTTCCAAAGCACAGTTTAACGAGCAGCCACCTTATTTTTTTCAAAAACTGGTTTGATAAGAAATACTGTAGTTAATTCCTGGCATTGGAAAGTCTTTGGTTTGCTGATAATCTACGTCAAACAGATTATTGATCGCTAAAGCGACCGTCTTATCATTTCTGGTATACGCCAACCCCAGGTTAAAGAGCATGTAGCCTTTGGTTTCAGCACTGGCTACCGTTTGGATTCTTTGCCCGTCCAAGGATGCCTGAAACCCTTTTTGATTATTGTACCGAAACCCCAGATTGATCGTCTCTTGCGGTATAGTGGTCAATTCACTCCCGGTAATATCTAGCCGGTCTCCTGTCTTACTGGCATGCTGGTGGGTATAGTTGAACACCAATCCCAACGTTTGGGAAAACTGATAATCGGTGGCCAGTTCCACGCCCTTCACTTTAGCATTGCCTATGTTGTAAGTCGGTGGCCCGGAATTAATACCAGAACCCATGTAAGTAGTAACATAATTATCAATGTCATTCAAAAATCCTGTGATTTTAACACCAAAATTGGGGGGAAATTGTTTTTTCCAGCCTAATTCATAAGCCATACCCGTTTCCGGCTCTAATTGGCCAATAATATTCTGCCAATCTGCAAGCGTCCAACTCAGGCCATTATAAGTTTTATATTTTGTATAGTTAGAATTGGCTACATTGCTCGGGTCGTAATTCATTTGCCAACGAACATAGTCCGACACAGTCGGCGCCCGGAATACCCTGCTGGCACTGGCATAAACGGCTTCCCTCGGATTCACCTGATACGTTATATTGACCTTAGGGCTTAGCTGCGAAGCATCGGTAAATTCCTTGCCGCTTCTTCTGTCCTCCGATTGATACTGATCATAACGCAGGCCTAATCCCACCAAAGTCTTTTTATTTACCTGCCAGTTATCCTGAAGAAAATAACCATTCAATTCCGCTGCCAAAGAGTTGTTGGAACTGCTGCTGGCTACATCGAATCTCAAATTACGGTAATCCAGGCCTGTAGTCAGGCTGTGATTGCCGATTCGCCTGTTTTTTTGCCAGCTATAGCCGCTGTTGTCCGTCTTGATCTCCGGTGTATCCACACTGCCTGTATACCGCAGCCAGTCGTTTCTGGTCTGCTTATTTTGGTAAACGCTCAATTTCCAGTCATGATCGTAATAGTTTAAAGAGTAATTTTTTGTATTGAATTCACGATAACTGCCGTCCAGATATTGAGAACCAGATTTTGCTGTTGAAGTAGGAGCCACCGGCACTTCGGGGTAGCCGGGGTCCCAGCCGTTTTCATTATTGACAGACCGGTTATTACCGACCAGTATGCCTTCTTTGCGGTAACTGTCAGTCAAAGCGAAAGACACCTTCTTTTTCTCAGAGAAATTATAGGTCATATTTAAATTAATATCATCACTGTTTAAGAAATTGTTGCGGTAATACCCATCATCTTCCCGTCTGTTAGCGTTGATCGTCCAGGAGAATTTGCCGTCGTCGGTAGTACCCTGATTAGTAAAGGAATATTTTTCGTTATGATAGCTGCCATAGCTATACTTTAGAAAGCTTTTGTTCTCTCCCGGCTTGTCGACTGTCACAATATTGATAATCCCGCCCCAAGTCCCGCCGTAAATAGCTGAACTGGCGCCTCGGATAATCTCGATTTTTTTGACATTACTGACCGGCAGGGAGTCCCATTCCAAAGCCCGTCCCCGGTACAGTCCTCCTTGATTTTCAATAACATTTCCATTAATAGCAACCAACAGTCTTTCATTGGTCATTCCTCTTATAGCAACCGAAGTCCCTGATTGGGGATCTTTAGTGACCACTATACCCGGAACATCCTGAAGCAAATCGGTAACACTGTTAATTTGTCCGGCATCAATTTTATCTTTCACGTTCAAAGAGGTGACTTTCGTCGTTTCTCCCTCGCCCACGATTCTGCTATCTGTCACCACAATGGTTTCCAGTGTAAAATCTTCGGGCGCGCTGTCTTCCGCATAAACTGCCGGAGCAAAATTCAGCAACGCAATCAGGGTCAAACCCAAAGACGCCTTGTTCATCCCTTATCATCCCCGACCATAGTCAGCAGAGCAGTCAAGGCATACTTTTTTTCCCTGACGGCCTCGTAGGCTTTAAAACCGATCGCCAATCCCGGGCACTCATGCCCGTGGAATTGCACACATTTGTCCCCTTGCTGTTTGTCTTGTTTGTCCATAATACCCTCTCCTCCTCCTCAACTTCGGAAACGTCCCATCTTTCCGCCGCCAGGGGATGTAGCCGTGTTCCCCCCGTTCCAGTAGACTGTCGAAAATCATTGCATCTTAAAAATACCGGGCCCTGCGGATAGTGACTGTACGGCGTGGAATACCCGGCATCGCCGCCGGCTAGGCTTATGGTCAGATGGTTCGTCCCACCGGAAGCCGTAGGCTTTTTTCTGCGCCTTGTTTATCGACTTTATCCGGCACTCCCTCCGCATATCAGCTTACTTTCCAGCCAATCCAGGCAATTTTAGCCTGCACCTTTTCCCTGATCATTCCCACAACCGCCTTCTTATGGAGATACTCCGCGATTTGGTTTTCCCTGTTAACGTCAGTGCAATTTTTGCTTTTCAACTGACGGCTATATATCTCCACCGCTTTTTCAACCGGCCACAGATGTTCGAACTCAGCGTCATGATAGGTGATTTCCGGATAGTAGCCTGATAACCAAAGAATATTGACGGTATAATATAGATTTTTACCCCACCGGTGCTCCGGAGCACTGCCATAGATTGCCCGGTGCAGTTCATCCCGCAATTCATCGCTTCGCTGCACAAAGCTGCTCATGAAGCAGCTGCCCCTGCTTGCCTCGCACATTTTCAGCAGGGCATCGCTGCTGTTGATACCGGGACACATAGAGGCAAAAACCAGATCGAACTTTTTGCTCCAGCCTTGTTCTTCGAGGCACAAGGATTCCCATGCCATCAACTTAAAACAAGTGTTGTCCCTATTTTCTTCGGCAGCATTTTCCCTGGCATACTGAATCATCTTGGGCGAAATATCAATGCCAACTACCCGCTTTGCCTGTGCGGCAAATGCAAGGGAATACTTTCCCGGGCCACAGCCGATATCAAGGATTTCGCCATGAGCGGGCAACATATCCCGGGAAACTAAAAATTCAATAACTTTTTCCCGCCGTTTGCTATCTTCGCTTTGATTACTCCGGTTGTTAAAGTCATCTGCCCGCAAATCCCATAATTTTTGCAATTCCCCAGAGTCTGTCAAGTCGCTTTGCCAAAGTTTTGCAAAATTATTAATTTCCATTTTTAACCTCCAGACTTATTTTTGTTTTTTTTCCCAAAAATAAAAACCACAAAGTTCAGCCTCATCATGAGACACCCTTCATGGTTTTGTCTTCATCGTATAAAGTTGTATTGCTGCGGATTATGAATCACAGTCTAATCATACGGCCTGCCTTCGCAACGGCACAGGTGATCTTCAGATCACCTCTATTGCTTTATATTTTAAACAAATTGTTTTTTCCTGTCAATAATTCTATTAAACATAATTCTATAAAACTTAGCAACCTGCCCCTAATTCTCTCGTTCGGCTATCACTGCATACATCTCGGCATTCACGGCCATCTGCTGGATATTGGTAAATCCACACTGACGTAACAAGGCAGCCACATCGCCATTATCCAATCTATGCTCCAGGGGCGGTCCCATCATGCTGTGCTGCTTGTTCCACTCAATAATGACTACCCGTCCTGCTGGCTCAAGTATTCTTGCCGTTTCCCGGAAAAAAGCCGAAAGGTCTTCCGCTTCATGCGCAACTAGGCAGGCAAAAGCATACTGCACCGTTTGGTCGGCCAGCATAAAATCATTCTCCTTTACCTGCAGGAGTTCCACGTTCGTCAAGCGGTTTTCTCTGACCTTGCTTTTTGTCTCTTCAATCATTGCCGCCATAATGTCCAGGGCGTAAATTTTGCCCTGGCTGCCGACAATTTGGGCGGCCGGCAAGGTGAAATAGCCGATGCCGCAACCGATATCGGCCATAGAATCGCCGGCTTTGAGGCC
This window of the Methylomusa anaerophila genome carries:
- a CDS encoding class I SAM-dependent methyltransferase; its protein translation is MEINNFAKLWQSDLTDSGELQKLWDLRADDFNNRSNQSEDSKRREKVIEFLVSRDMLPAHGEILDIGCGPGKYSLAFAAQAKRVVGIDISPKMIQYARENAAEENRDNTCFKLMAWESLCLEEQGWSKKFDLVFASMCPGINSSDALLKMCEASRGSCFMSSFVQRSDELRDELHRAIYGSAPEHRWGKNLYYTVNILWLSGYYPEITYHDAEFEHLWPVEKAVEIYSRQLKSKNCTDVNRENQIAEYLHKKAVVGMIREKVQAKIAWIGWKVS
- a CDS encoding FmdE family protein encodes the protein MDKQDKQQGDKCVQFHGHECPGLAIGFKAYEAVREKKYALTALLTMVGDDKG
- a CDS encoding TonB-dependent receptor codes for the protein MNKASLGLTLIALLNFAPAVYAEDSAPEDFTLETIVVTDSRIVGEGETTKVTSLNVKDKIDAGQINSVTDLLQDVPGIVVTKDPQSGTSVAIRGMTNERLLVAINGNVIENQGGLYRGRALEWDSLPVSNVKKIEIIRGASSAIYGGTWGGIINIVTVDKPGENKSFLKYSYGSYHNEKYSFTNQGTTDDGKFSWTINANRREDDGYYRNNFLNSDDINLNMTYNFSEKKKVSFALTDSYRKEGILVGNNRSVNNENGWDPGYPEVPVAPTSTAKSGSQYLDGSYREFNTKNYSLNYYDHDWKLSVYQNKQTRNDWLRYTGSVDTPEIKTDNSGYSWQKNRRIGNHSLTTGLDYRNLRFDVASSSSNNSLAAELNGYFLQDNWQVNKKTLVGLGLRYDQYQSEDRRSGKEFTDASQLSPKVNITYQVNPREAVYASASRVFRAPTVSDYVRWQMNYDPSNVANSNYTKYKTYNGLSWTLADWQNIIGQLEPETGMAYELGWKKQFPPNFGVKITGFLNDIDNYVTTYMGSGINSGPPTYNIGNAKVKGVELATDYQFSQTLGLVFNYTHQHASKTGDRLDITGSELTTIPQETINLGFRYNNQKGFQASLDGQRIQTVASAETKGYMLFNLGLAYTRNDKTVALAINNLFDVDYQQTKDFPMPGINYSISYQTSF
- a CDS encoding class I SAM-dependent methyltransferase — translated: MVHKFNPESRHKLDNPQRRRLLPPAETLRRLGLKAGDSMADIGCGIGYFTLPAAQIVGSQGKIYALDIMAAMIEETKSKVRENRLTNVELLQVKENDFMLADQTVQYAFACLVAHEAEDLSAFFRETARILEPAGRVVIIEWNKQHSMMGPPLEHRLDNGDVAALLRQCGFTNIQQMAVNAEMYAVIAEREN